One window of the Halobacillus litoralis genome contains the following:
- the ytxC gene encoding sporulation protein YtxC, with amino-acid sequence MFCIHFSNRSEAVIFYNAIVSEQKLWLFKEHGDRYEVKLISTSLSGTAYVESIRAFLQLIRKRKMLGWMEGVLKHKYYYQDDQEIQRILEIARDFEDKPPSGLKLPPIYHYIRAFIQDYLIARTFVKFDDMSAECLQAAHACIIEYTGKVIDEYKQEESYQLLLDSWRHRVHDQDTGIQLMHLLDEDGLIYFHDEGNPISESETRLYMKQYPDKSIDDLPLEWPVTTALVHSPDQLVIYSDESNDSNLELLMNIFEEKASWRPKSQFPFKMA; translated from the coding sequence GTGTTTTGCATTCATTTTTCTAATCGTTCGGAAGCTGTGATTTTTTATAATGCGATAGTGTCTGAACAAAAACTTTGGCTATTCAAAGAACATGGTGATCGCTATGAAGTTAAGCTGATAAGCACTTCTTTAAGTGGGACAGCTTATGTTGAGTCAATCAGGGCATTTTTACAATTGATTCGGAAGCGGAAGATGTTAGGTTGGATGGAAGGTGTACTGAAGCATAAGTATTACTATCAAGATGATCAAGAAATTCAACGTATTCTTGAAATAGCGAGGGATTTTGAGGATAAACCCCCTTCAGGATTAAAGCTTCCGCCTATTTATCACTATATAAGGGCCTTCATCCAGGACTATTTAATAGCTCGTACTTTTGTGAAATTCGATGATATGAGTGCTGAGTGTTTGCAAGCCGCCCATGCCTGTATTATTGAGTATACAGGAAAGGTCATCGATGAATATAAGCAGGAGGAGTCTTACCAATTACTGTTGGATTCGTGGAGGCATAGAGTGCATGACCAGGATACAGGGATTCAGCTGATGCACTTACTGGATGAAGACGGTTTAATATATTTTCATGACGAAGGAAATCCGATCAGCGAATCAGAAACCCGTTTGTATATGAAGCAGTATCCTGATAAATCGATAGATGATTTGCCTTTGGAATGGCCAGTGACCACGGCACTTGTTCATTCACCAGACCAATTGGTAATCTATTCGGATGAGTCCAATGATTCTAATTTAGAATTGCTGATGAATATCTTTGAAGAAAAAGCCTCATGGCGACCTAAATCGCAATTTCCATTCAAAATGGCTTGA